A genomic segment from Candidatus Zixiibacteriota bacterium encodes:
- the alr gene encoding alanine racemase has translation MNWLEIDSRAFTRNILTIRKLAGNRLIAAAVKSNAYGHGLPEMLTLLKKEKIPYIAVHSLEEAAASRKFGWDRSVLMVGYIALNDLADVLELDLEPTIYNLETISRLGQLGGKCGRKIDIHLKVETGTNRQGVELGRIDKFVDAIKKYPSLHLKGVSTHFANIEDTTDHTYANFQLREFNRIVTKIKSLGLKPDYRHTACSAALLLFEDTKLELVRPGIALYGLWPSKETYLSYLLAGGSNSILTPMMAWKTRVIQIKEVPPDAFVGYGCTYRTTARTRLAVLPIGYYDGYSRALSNLAHVLIKGKRAPVRGRVCMNLVMVDVTDIKGVKLEEPVTLMGPDGSERITADQLAAWAGTVNYEIVSRISNHIPRVIV, from the coding sequence TTGAATTGGCTGGAAATCGATTCCAGAGCCTTTACCCGGAATATTCTGACAATCAGGAAACTGGCTGGCAATCGTCTCATCGCCGCCGCAGTCAAATCAAATGCCTATGGGCATGGCCTGCCGGAGATGTTGACTCTGTTGAAAAAAGAGAAAATCCCCTATATCGCTGTCCACTCCCTTGAGGAGGCCGCAGCTTCCCGAAAATTCGGCTGGGACAGAAGTGTTCTTATGGTCGGCTACATTGCTCTAAATGACCTGGCTGATGTTTTGGAGTTGGATCTTGAACCGACCATCTACAATCTTGAGACTATTTCCAGACTGGGGCAACTGGGCGGCAAATGTGGCCGTAAGATCGATATCCATCTAAAAGTTGAAACCGGCACTAACCGGCAGGGGGTAGAACTGGGCAGAATTGACAAATTTGTCGACGCCATAAAAAAATATCCATCCCTGCATTTAAAAGGCGTCTCCACTCATTTTGCCAATATTGAGGACACGACCGACCACACCTATGCCAATTTCCAGCTCAGAGAATTCAACAGAATTGTTACCAAAATCAAGAGCCTCGGCCTTAAACCCGATTATCGCCACACCGCCTGCTCGGCTGCCTTGCTTCTCTTTGAGGATACCAAACTTGAGCTGGTTCGGCCCGGAATCGCCCTCTACGGTCTCTGGCCCTCCAAAGAAACCTATTTATCTTACCTTCTGGCAGGAGGTTCCAACAGTATCCTGACTCCCATGATGGCGTGGAAAACCAGGGTAATTCAGATAAAAGAGGTTCCTCCCGATGCCTTTGTCGGTTACGGTTGCACTTACCGGACAACTGCACGAACCAGATTAGCGGTCCTGCCAATCGGCTATTATGATGGTTATTCGCGGGCTCTATCGAATTTGGCTCATGTCCTGATCAAAGGGAAACGTGCGCCGGTTCGGGGACGTGTCTGCATGAACCTTGTGATGGTCGATGTCACTGATATTAAAGGAGTTAAACTTGAGGAACCGGTGACTCTGATGGGGCCGGATGGCTCCGAGCGGATTACCGCCGACCAGCTTGCCGCCTGGGCGGGGACGGTCAATTATGAAATTGTGAGCCGAATAAGCAATCATATTCCTCGGGTGATTGTCTGA
- a CDS encoding ferritin family protein, translated as MTPVNPDILAALTSGIQSEVAAYVFYIEAAKKIDAAEIQATLHQLAGEEKGHFHVLERQYDSLIRSEKWISTADILKQKGLPEINEEMTAVHKELIEQVRRIKGRREILEMALRLETEARDLFRGASQKSTSKEAKDIFDQLTRFEEGHMTIVRRMMAQVGD; from the coding sequence ATGACCCCGGTTAATCCCGACATTCTGGCGGCGTTGACCTCCGGCATCCAGTCCGAGGTGGCCGCGTACGTGTTCTATATAGAAGCGGCAAAGAAAATCGACGCCGCCGAAATCCAGGCGACCCTGCACCAATTGGCCGGTGAAGAGAAAGGCCATTTTCATGTCCTGGAACGCCAGTACGATTCACTCATCCGTTCCGAGAAATGGATCAGCACCGCCGATATCCTGAAACAGAAAGGGCTGCCGGAAATCAATGAAGAGATGACCGCCGTGCATAAAGAACTGATTGAACAGGTGAGAAGAATAAAGGGTCGGCGGGAGATATTGGAGATGGCGCTTCGGCTGGAAACCGAGGCGCGCGACCTTTTCCGCGGCGCTTCTCAGAAATCCACCTCGAAAGAGGCCAAAGATATTTTCGACCAGTTGACCCGCTTTGAAGAAGGACATATGACCATTGTCAGGAGGATGATGGCCCAGGTAGGCGATTGA
- a CDS encoding YggS family pyridoxal phosphate-dependent enzyme yields the protein MFEHIESNLIKIRGKVATAAAKAGREPKEIIIVAVSKTFSIEAIEVLLNCGITDIGESKVQEAEPKIAVLGKAARWHMIGHLQTNKVKRALDLFDLIQSVDTMKIVEEINIVGEKLGKKVDCLLEINSSGEMTKSGVPPSMALNLVRSVLELGQINLCGLMTIGPLSDDPEHVRRAFRLTRELYERSKEIVGESFRWLSMGMSGDYETAIEEGSNMVRIGTAIFGRRLSE from the coding sequence ATGTTTGAGCATATTGAAAGCAATCTCATAAAGATCAGAGGCAAGGTCGCTACAGCCGCCGCGAAAGCGGGCCGGGAGCCGAAGGAGATTATAATAGTGGCGGTCTCAAAGACCTTTTCGATTGAAGCGATTGAAGTCCTCCTGAATTGCGGTATCACCGATATCGGTGAAAGCAAAGTGCAGGAGGCGGAGCCGAAAATAGCAGTTCTCGGCAAGGCGGCCCGCTGGCATATGATCGGACACCTTCAAACCAACAAGGTGAAAAGAGCTCTTGACCTTTTTGATCTGATTCAGTCGGTTGACACGATGAAAATAGTCGAGGAGATCAATATTGTCGGCGAGAAGCTGGGGAAGAAGGTTGACTGCCTGCTCGAGATCAACTCCTCGGGCGAGATGACCAAGAGTGGGGTGCCCCCCTCGATGGCGCTCAATCTGGTCAGAAGTGTCTTGGAACTGGGGCAGATTAATCTCTGCGGCCTGATGACGATCGGCCCGTTGAGCGACGACCCGGAGCATGTTCGCCGGGCCTTTCGGCTTACCCGTGAGCTTTATGAGCGGAGTAAAGAAATAGTCGGGGAATCTTTCCGATGGTTGTCGATGGGGATGTCGGGCGATTATGAGACGGCGATTGAGGAAGGATCCAACATGGTACGGATAGGGACCGCCATTTTCGGCCGGCGGTTATCGGAATGA
- a CDS encoding DivIVA domain-containing protein encodes MELTPNEIRNLKFSSSIRGYNRAEVDSFMEAAATALEEARVALLKVSEEKESLTRRYEDLKGLEETIKSAIVEAQRGAETMLSNAKREADLVIAEARRRRDDAIEQKHRRVVELEQRYEELDFTRRSLFARLQADLGVFLKLLESMDPLKPESEQKEPPRVNNPEVEIDRIVEQFRLETGAPEEKKDGQP; translated from the coding sequence ATGGAATTAACACCCAACGAAATACGGAATCTTAAATTTTCCTCTTCCATACGGGGGTACAACCGTGCCGAAGTTGATTCGTTCATGGAGGCGGCGGCCACCGCTCTGGAGGAAGCCCGGGTGGCGCTCCTGAAAGTGAGTGAGGAAAAAGAGTCGCTGACCCGGAGGTATGAGGATCTGAAAGGGTTGGAAGAAACGATTAAGTCAGCAATAGTAGAGGCACAGCGCGGGGCCGAGACGATGCTTTCCAATGCCAAACGCGAGGCTGACCTGGTTATAGCCGAGGCACGGCGCCGTCGCGATGATGCTATCGAGCAGAAACACCGGCGCGTGGTCGAACTGGAACAGCGGTATGAGGAGCTGGATTTCACCCGCCGTTCCCTTTTCGCCAGGCTTCAAGCCGACCTGGGAGTATTCCTGAAACTGTTGGAATCGATGGATCCGCTCAAGCCGGAAAGCGAGCAGAAAGAGCCGCCCCGAGTGAACAACCCGGAGGTGGAAATCGACCGGATTGTGGAGCAGTTCCGTCTGGAAACCGGCGCCCCGGAGGAGAAAAAAGATGGGCAACCTTAA
- a CDS encoding purine-nucleoside phosphorylase, producing the protein MGNLKSMVNEASVYIRTETKTIPEIGIILGTGLGSLADGIEISARVDYGKIPHFPVSTVESHAGRLLFGNLKGKPVVAMQGRFHYYEGYTLQQVTFPVRVMKELGIKTLIVSNACGGLNPLFRRGDIMIITDHINLLGNNPLIGPNDDTIGDRFPDMYNCYDKELVRLAEEVALEQKLPVKKGVYVAVAGPNLETAAEYRFLRTIGADVVGMSTVPEVIAARHQHTKVLAFSIITDMGLPDALTACSLEEIIATANKAEPKLRDLIAGCVAKM; encoded by the coding sequence ATGGGCAACCTTAAGAGCATGGTTAACGAAGCAAGCGTCTATATACGAACAGAGACGAAAACAATACCGGAGATAGGAATTATTCTCGGCACCGGGCTGGGGTCGCTGGCCGATGGTATCGAAATCAGCGCCAGAGTTGACTACGGCAAGATACCGCATTTCCCGGTCTCGACGGTGGAATCACACGCGGGGAGGTTGCTGTTCGGGAATCTCAAAGGGAAGCCGGTGGTGGCGATGCAGGGGCGGTTCCACTATTACGAAGGGTACACGCTGCAACAGGTCACTTTCCCGGTGCGGGTGATGAAAGAGCTCGGGATAAAAACGCTGATTGTTTCCAATGCCTGCGGCGGACTCAATCCACTGTTCCGGCGTGGAGATATAATGATAATCACTGACCATATCAATCTTCTGGGAAACAACCCCCTGATCGGCCCCAATGATGATACTATCGGCGACCGGTTTCCGGACATGTACAACTGCTACGACAAGGAGTTGGTGCGACTCGCCGAGGAAGTTGCACTGGAACAGAAGCTGCCGGTGAAAAAGGGTGTCTATGTGGCGGTGGCCGGGCCGAATCTTGAGACGGCGGCGGAGTACCGGTTCCTTCGTACAATCGGCGCCGATGTGGTCGGGATGTCGACCGTGCCGGAGGTGATTGCGGCGCGGCACCAGCATACAAAAGTGCTGGCTTTCTCGATTATCACCGATATGGGTCTGCCGGATGCTCTGACTGCCTGCTCGCTGGAGGAGATTATTGCGACCGCCAACAAGGCGGAGCCGAAACTTCGCGACCTGATCGCCGGCTGCGTGGCGAAGATGTAG
- a CDS encoding DUF2971 domain-containing protein — MKLHEDADWMEGRRRAMVEKKVPQYLYKFRSWSDNNINDRKIITNQMVWFASPASLNDPFDCKIPFRYDLMPRDGLFKRISNLGRERHPDWDEQRLRAECERIMACHPSLSADSNVREKGYSDFSRLIEESHGILSFAGVYKNILLWSHYADSHHGFCVEVDAKLLAEELFDLLRTDRHLIDFAKVKYEKELPVVIPLNDTDQDHERYMKVFCCKSPAWQYEKEYRFIYVGKTSLARYISKSAIRRVILGCQMNSKVEREIISIITHRLPDCKIWKAKKSNDNFKLEFAPI; from the coding sequence ATGAAATTGCATGAAGATGCTGATTGGATGGAGGGGAGACGCCGAGCAATGGTGGAGAAAAAGGTACCGCAATATCTATATAAATTTAGGTCGTGGAGTGACAATAATATCAATGATCGAAAGATCATCACAAATCAAATGGTCTGGTTTGCATCGCCCGCTTCACTCAATGATCCTTTTGACTGTAAAATACCATTTAGATATGATCTAATGCCGCGTGATGGACTATTCAAGCGAATCTCTAATCTGGGACGCGAAAGGCACCCTGATTGGGATGAACAAAGACTAAGGGCTGAGTGCGAGAGAATAATGGCGTGCCATCCATCGCTTTCTGCAGACAGCAATGTCAGAGAAAAAGGCTATAGTGACTTTTCGAGGCTTATTGAGGAATCACACGGGATATTATCATTTGCCGGAGTGTACAAAAATATTCTGCTGTGGTCGCATTATGCTGATTCACACCATGGTTTTTGTGTCGAAGTAGATGCGAAATTGCTGGCTGAGGAACTATTTGATCTTTTGAGAACTGATAGGCACTTGATAGATTTTGCCAAGGTAAAATATGAGAAGGAATTGCCAGTAGTGATACCGTTAAACGATACAGACCAGGACCATGAAAGATATATGAAGGTTTTTTGCTGCAAATCTCCCGCTTGGCAGTATGAAAAAGAATATCGATTCATTTATGTAGGCAAGACTAGCTTGGCACGATATATATCAAAGAGTGCAATCAGACGAGTTATTCTGGGGTGCCAAATGAACTCAAAAGTAGAGCGTGAGATCATTTCTATAATTACGCATCGATTGCCGGATTGTAAGATATGGAAAGCAAAGAAATCCAACGATAACTTCAAGCTTGAATTCGCCCCCATCTAA
- a CDS encoding transposase has protein sequence MVHERLGGRRSIRLSEYDYSQDGAYFVTICTQNKEHLFGEIASGKMILNDAGRMIDMWWQELPRHFVPVQIDQYVIMPNHLHGVIVIVGVDRCVDPRKTAEIKKGEHVGSPLPHIVQWYKTMTTNEYIKGVKTNRWKPLARRLWQRNYYEHVIRNEYDLNEIRKYIIENPLKWALDNDNPEQCINV, from the coding sequence ATGGTGCATGAGAGATTGGGCGGGCGCCGCTCCATACGGTTGTCGGAATATGATTATTCACAGGATGGCGCGTATTTTGTCACCATTTGCACGCAGAACAAAGAACATCTGTTTGGTGAAATCGCATCCGGTAAAATGATATTGAATGATGCAGGCAGAATGATTGATATGTGGTGGCAGGAATTACCCAGACATTTTGTGCCAGTGCAAATTGATCAATATGTGATAATGCCCAATCATTTGCATGGAGTTATTGTGATTGTAGGGGTCGACCGATGTGTCGACCCAAGAAAAACAGCCGAGATCAAGAAGGGCGAACACGTCGGTTCGCCCCTACCACATATCGTGCAATGGTACAAAACCATGACAACAAATGAATATATTAAAGGGGTAAAAACGAATCGTTGGAAGCCGCTTGCCCGTCGCCTCTGGCAGCGCAATTACTATGAACATGTCATTCGCAATGAATACGACCTGAATGAAATTAGAAAATATATAATAGAAAACCCGCTGAAATGGGCGCTCGATAATGACAATCCGGAGCAGTGTATTAATGTGTAG
- the yidC gene encoding membrane protein insertase YidC: MDKKTILLVVLLGMLVIFWIPIMTNLGLMKPMPPRQTPVAIDTLRVVDTTRNAVQPRDTTVAALVDTSGGVTAVLPQMENLPEDTIIVETDVWLVTLTNHGGGPVSLKLNDYNYNNNGPVEMLPECRQVTPDFMFLGGAFDAGKLVYQSSLPKGKYSVAGTPLEISYSFQKEGGATITKRYRFYQDRYDYDLVLTVDKRSGLGIEREYSFEWNNRLDPTELDLFSEYNTMWAMAYQGTERVKFDKYTDNKFNRTESGNTNWIANRSKYFTYILIPRSDTAVAAKASGLKEKIVTARGTFERRTLTTGLVMNIPQNETLSDSFTVFVGPIDYEILRGYGNNVLDIIDIGTTPVVGWIIKIFAIPIMWLLPRMYDIIPNYGVVIILFSLVIKLLTWPLSKKTVQSMMAMKEIQPKLEELKKKHKNNPQALNKEMMKLYKEHGVNPFSGCLPYLPQLPLFIALYSVFSATIVLRQAPFVLWWNDLSRGALSFTDPYIIMVIVMMVLMFVQQKMTMTDPKNKILIYIMPLFMGFIFYKAAAGLVLYWTCFSLFSFIEQLVVKPHKQPTVPVQQ, from the coding sequence TTGGATAAGAAAACTATTTTGCTGGTAGTACTTCTGGGGATGCTGGTCATTTTCTGGATTCCGATAATGACCAATCTGGGTCTTATGAAGCCAATGCCGCCACGCCAGACACCCGTCGCCATCGATACACTGCGCGTGGTTGATACAACCCGAAACGCTGTTCAGCCCCGCGACACGACCGTCGCGGCGCTTGTTGATACGTCCGGCGGCGTCACGGCCGTTCTGCCGCAGATGGAAAATCTTCCCGAAGATACGATCATTGTCGAAACCGATGTCTGGCTGGTGACCCTGACCAATCACGGGGGCGGCCCGGTTTCGCTCAAGCTCAACGATTATAATTACAATAATAACGGCCCGGTGGAGATGCTCCCCGAATGCCGCCAGGTAACTCCCGATTTCATGTTTCTCGGCGGGGCTTTTGATGCCGGAAAGCTGGTTTACCAGTCATCGCTTCCGAAAGGGAAATATTCGGTCGCCGGCACGCCGCTCGAAATATCTTACAGTTTTCAGAAAGAGGGCGGCGCCACCATAACCAAAAGATACCGTTTCTACCAGGATCGGTATGACTATGACCTGGTGTTGACAGTCGATAAACGTTCCGGTCTCGGCATCGAACGGGAGTACTCATTCGAATGGAACAACCGCCTCGATCCCACCGAACTCGACCTTTTCAGCGAATACAACACTATGTGGGCAATGGCCTATCAGGGAACCGAACGAGTCAAATTCGATAAGTATACCGATAACAAATTCAACCGCACCGAAAGCGGCAACACCAACTGGATCGCCAACCGTTCGAAGTATTTCACCTATATCCTGATTCCCCGCTCCGATACGGCGGTCGCCGCCAAAGCGTCCGGTTTGAAAGAAAAAATCGTTACCGCCCGGGGCACCTTCGAAAGAAGGACACTCACTACCGGATTGGTGATGAATATCCCGCAAAATGAAACCCTGTCCGATTCCTTTACGGTCTTTGTCGGGCCGATCGATTATGAGATTTTGCGCGGTTACGGCAATAACGTTCTTGATATTATCGATATCGGTACGACCCCGGTGGTGGGATGGATTATCAAAATATTCGCCATTCCTATCATGTGGCTGCTGCCGCGGATGTATGACATTATCCCCAATTACGGCGTGGTCATAATTCTCTTCTCTCTGGTTATCAAACTTCTTACCTGGCCCCTTTCCAAGAAGACCGTGCAGTCAATGATGGCTATGAAGGAAATCCAGCCGAAACTGGAGGAACTGAAGAAGAAACACAAGAACAATCCTCAGGCGCTCAATAAGGAAATGATGAAGCTGTATAAAGAGCATGGGGTCAATCCCTTTTCGGGCTGTCTGCCGTACCTGCCGCAGCTACCACTGTTTATCGCCCTCTATTCGGTCTTCAGCGCCACCATCGTTCTTCGCCAGGCTCCTTTTGTGCTCTGGTGGAATGATCTCTCCCGCGGGGCGCTTTCATTCACCGACCCATACATTATAATGGTGATAGTAATGATGGTGCTGATGTTTGTGCAGCAGAAAATGACCATGACCGACCCCAAAAACAAGATCCTTATCTATATCATGCCCCTTTTCATGGGATTCATATTTTACAAGGCCGCCGCCGGGTTGGTTTTGTACTGGACCTGTTTTTCCCTATTTTCATTCATTGAACAGTTGGTTGTCAAACCGCACAAACAACCGACTGTCCCGGTCCAACAATAA
- the yidD gene encoding membrane protein insertion efficiency factor YidD, with translation MDKKKISIFSYPFLGAILVYRYTLSPFVGGQCRFHPTCSRYAEEAIKEYGAFRGMILAVKRIFRCHPWHEGGFDPIPPRNIQYKDVG, from the coding sequence ATGGATAAGAAGAAAATCTCCATATTCAGCTATCCTTTTCTGGGGGCCATTCTGGTCTACCGGTATACCCTCTCCCCATTTGTGGGCGGGCAATGCCGTTTCCACCCGACCTGCTCCCGTTATGCCGAGGAGGCAATCAAAGAATATGGAGCTTTCCGGGGGATGATTCTGGCGGTCAAACGGATTTTCCGCTGTCACCCGTGGCATGAGGGAGGTTTCGATCCGATCCCTCCCCGAAACATTCAATATAAGGATGTAGGGTAG